The DNA window GGGCGCCCAACATTACATTTTTGCAACCACACTGTAAGCCAATTCGATGGCTCCGCAGGGACGGTCGCGCAACGATACTGGTGTCATGTAGCTGCGCCCCGACGACGGGACGTGAAAGAAAGGATACCCATGGGCAACCACTATCAGCCCAACTCCAACATTCCTCTCGATGGGTCGCTGGTGCGCCAGGCACCTGCGAACTCGGTCCTCTCCGTCCAGCACCTCGAGAAGACCTACGGAAACCGCGGCAAGAAGGGTCGTGGGGCCACGACGCGCGCCCTGGCAGATGTCTCCTTCGACGTGAACGAGGGCGAGTTCGTCGCCATCATGGGTGCCTCGGGCTCCGGCAAGTCGACGCTGCTCAACTGCGTCTCGACCATCGACTCCGCCACGAGCGGCCACGTCTTCGTGCGAGGCGCCGACGTCACGTCCATGCGCACCAGCGAGCTCGCACGCTTCCGCCGCGAGCAGCTCGGCTTCATCTTCCAGGACTCGAACCTGCTCGACACCCTTACCGCTCGCGAGAACATCGCCCTGCCGCTCACCATCTCCCGCGTCTCTGCCGGCGAGACGCTTGCCCGCGTGGAGGAGATGGCCCGCCGCCTGAACATCGCGGACGTCCTCGACAAGTACCCCTACCAGCTCTCCGGCGGCCAGCAGCAGCGCGTCGCCGCCGCCCGCGCACTCGTCACCAAGCCCGCCGTCATCATGGCAGACGAGCCCACCGGCGCCCTCGACTCCAAGAGCGCCCGCCTCCTGCTCGAGAGCCTCCAGCAGCTCAACGAGGAGAGGAGCGCCACGATCCTCATGGTCACCCATGACAGCTTCGCCGCGAGCTACACGGGACGCGTCCTGTTCATCCGCGACGGCAAGATCTTCACCGAGCTCCGCCGCGGAAGCTCTCCTCGCCGCGAGTTCTTCGACCGCATCATGGAGGTCGTCGCGATGATGGGCGGTGAGGGTTCCGATGCTCTGTAAGCTCGCCTGGGGCAACGTCGCCCGTGCGCGGCGCGACTACCTCATCTATCTGCTCACGCTCACGCTTGGCGTGACCGTCTTCTATGCGTTCAACACCATCAGCCTGCAGGTCGACCTCGCCGGCGTGGACATCGAAGGGCTGGGCGAGGTCCTCGGAGAGCTACTCAGCGGCCTCACCGTGTTTCTCGGCGCGGTCATGGGCTTTCTCATGGTCTACGCCAACAACTTCATCATGAAGCGTCGCAACAAGGAGTTTGGCCTCTACCAGGTGCTGGGCATGACGCGCGGCCAGGTCGCCCGCATCATGGCGCTTGAG is part of the Parolsenella massiliensis genome and encodes:
- a CDS encoding ABC transporter ATP-binding protein produces the protein MGNHYQPNSNIPLDGSLVRQAPANSVLSVQHLEKTYGNRGKKGRGATTRALADVSFDVNEGEFVAIMGASGSGKSTLLNCVSTIDSATSGHVFVRGADVTSMRTSELARFRREQLGFIFQDSNLLDTLTARENIALPLTISRVSAGETLARVEEMARRLNIADVLDKYPYQLSGGQQQRVAAARALVTKPAVIMADEPTGALDSKSARLLLESLQQLNEERSATILMVTHDSFAASYTGRVLFIRDGKIFTELRRGSSPRREFFDRIMEVVAMMGGEGSDAL